Part of the Musa acuminata AAA Group cultivar baxijiao chromosome BXJ2-7, Cavendish_Baxijiao_AAA, whole genome shotgun sequence genome is shown below.
ttttttccttgaatTTGATCAAAAATTAATTAATCGAaactaaatccaatcaaatagtcAAAACACAATAATGATCAAGTTCGATCCAAAtatttgattaatttaaattaaattaaattaattttataattaaggatataaataaaaaaactttaatttttcaagggtaaaactataattttattggGATATgtagataaaatatataatttttgaagGGTAGAATTGTTAAAAGGACATAGATTAAAATTTTACTAATTACATAGAGGTAAAAATCTCCTTCTATTTAAAAGAAAGAAACCCTAATTATACTCCCTTTATGTGATCACCATCGCTTACACGTCGCCCGACAATCCTGTTGGCCTTCGACATCCAATGACGTCGACCGTGGCCAACAGATGACGCTGCAATGGCATTATTGCAACTACCATAACCATTATAGGCAGCAATGATACTGTTGTAACCATTGCATGCAGTGACAATCGTTGTAGCCACCACATGCATCTGTAGTGGTCGAAGTTGCTACAAGCAACAACGTTGCATAGCCGTAGCATGAATTATAGCTGCCGCAAGGTTGCTGTAATCTATAGCACTTTCACTACATACATAATCACCACCCACGATTGGGCTAGCGACCATCAAAGATTACCGCCCTTAACAAAATAATGGTCGATAACAAGTTATAGATAGTGTTCCATCAATCAAACACGAGAAACTTCACATATCTTATAAGCAAGTGATAGGACAAACTTTATAAAAAAGCGGATTAGCAATACAGATGAATCATTCATGGATcgtaaataaaaatcaaatagcatattttttattttataaacatgattttgatatcaattgtaagtataaaaacTATCCTTATGCTACTATTATACAAAAAATTTTAATACTAAAGTATGaaatcaaacaacaatcgatctaaTTTATAATGTATACCTTTTGATGTTATTTAAAATACTTTCATTTGATTTTTAAGCGAGCACACTTTCATTCGATCCAAAAGCTATAGTGATACTAATATGTTATTGGGCTAGCAGCCCACAGAtttagcccatagtgggcttgggcagcccacagcccataccccctcttaacttaaccctaattaacattaggggggtgtggtggctgtgttttagaggcagaaaaaggttataaaaaggcagcaacgtgaGAGAAGGaaacagccacgggattccaaagaaaatgaggaaaacaaggcagaaaatgaagagaaagaaagggaagaagacaaggacaacgtaaagagactgttctcaatcatctagcagtgttctcatctcaggttagatcaaatctatagtagactcttgctgtgattacttggggaggttttagatattatagacaatgacgtgatccttatatccgagttattcttttgagattgttgctaaggtttagggcaagagattgagatttgtatattcattattctcatagtggattatctctagtgaaCTAAACTCacattctcctctctttctatctttCACAGGACCATTATGTGCGATAGATTATGATAAAGGAGAGataagagaagatttataatcTATCATTGACTAATTTACGTGACTAataagagaagatttataatcATCTGATAATATTATGTATCCCTGTCTTCCCTTATTGGTATATCCACATATCCATATCCATACTTAGTTCCTAAAAGGTCGTGTGTCTTTATAAGTGAAAACAAAGGGTCTAAAATAAGTAATTATGAAATTTCGTTTCAGCAAACTTATTTCCTAAGTAATTATATCATAATTGAGTTTCTTTTCATTGattgataattataattaaaatctaattatatctataatatatcttatatagTTAGATAGAACTATATAAACTAACACAATGGAAATATTCCATTAGCATATTAACaaatgattttatatatatatatatatatatatatatatatatatatatatatatatatatatatatatatatatatatatatatatatatatatatatatatatactagtgGATAATTATGTATGTATTCTAGTGTCCCAAATGTTTTCTCTAATTATGTATATATTCTAGTGTCCCAAATGTTTTCTCCCATCAATTTTGACCTCTAGTAGCGTCAAGCTACGGGGCCACATGAGAGGTTTCGTGAGATGCTGGGTCAACTCGAAAATGACCGGCTGTAGAGCGTACCATTAAATTACACCTTTAAATAAGTAAAATTATTCGAAAATTTGTTAAATATTCTTATTTGTTTGATTATGTAATATTCGATAAACCGATAAAACATCAAATACATGACATCTAAAATCAAAGGAATAGAAAGAGAGAATACTGACCATGAGAAGCGCTTTAACGTTAGTCATGGTAAACGGCGTCTTACCGTCGCCACCTTCCGTCTCCAACCTTAGCATGAACTCCAAGAAGTCGTCTCCTCCCTGCTTCTTGCCTCCCCCCTCCTCcaatttcctcctcctcctttcgatGATCGACTCGAAGATGCGATCGAAGCGCTCCAACAGGACGTGCATCTGCTTCTGAATCCCCTGCAGGTCGAACCTCGCGAGCCCCGGGAAGAAGTCCGACACGTTGGGCTTCCCCAGCAGCTCCGTTATCTCCGCCACCAGTTCCTGGAACTCCTTCCCCACCACGCTCCGCTCCTCCCCGTCCTCAAGCGTCCCGCCCCACAGCGTGCTCGTGATCACGTTCATCATAGCCAGGAACATTTCCGCGCCGACGTCCACGGGGCTGCCCGCGCGCGCCCGGAGGCTTCTGACCACGGCCCGCACCTCCCGGCGGCGGAGGTCGTAGACGGCGTCGAGGCCGGCGGGGCAGAGCATCTCGCGGACGCAGGCGCGGCGGAGCATGCGCCACACGGGCCCGTTGGGGTTCCACACGATTTCGGTGCCGCCGCCGTAGGTGATGACGCGGGCGGCGGCGGGGACGTCGCGGTTGGCGAAGGCCGCGTCCTGGTCCTTGAGCACCTCGCGGGCGAGGGAGGGGGAGGTGACGACGACGGCGAGCTTGGCGCCGAGACGGAGGCTAAAGATGGGGCCGTGGGCGCGGGCGAGGCGGGCGAAGTAGGAGTGCAGATCGGGTTCGAGGAAAGGGAGGCTACCGACAAGGGGGAGGCCAATGGGGCCGGGGGGGAGGGGGGCGGACCTCGGGCGGCTGTGCCGCCGGAACCAGGCGGCGTACCACAGGGCGGCAAGGAGGCAGGCGGCGGCGTAGACGAGGAAGCTATCCATTTACTTTCTTTCTTCTGTGCATGCCAAGCAATAGGATGTGGTGAGTGTTGTACTCTTATCGAGTGGGAATATGGCCGGTATCTGATGTTTTGATGGGTGAGAAGATACCCTGTTGTCGGGTAACAGTGGCCACACAGAAGCCACCAAATTTCCGATGACGAGAACGCCTCCTTTAGTTTAAGATGATAATTAAAAATACTTAGCAGAGTAGGAGATGCTAATTGAtctgttttcttttctctttccctttttttttttttttgagagaaaAGAATTACTGCTCAGGTTTTCCTGTATTCACTCCCAGATCGTATTTTTCCGTCCGTGGGGGCTGCACGGTTCCTGTATTCACTCGATTCCGGCCTTTTCGAATCCCAGCGGTTGGCGGGGAGGACTAAAATGATTAGGTTAGGTTCCGTTAGGCCTTCTGTGGAGCCGACACGAAACGGCGCCTTGAATTCGATTTGACTCGACGATAGCTGAGTCTCAGCGAGTGCTGATTTGACTCAAACAGTTTCTCGTGTCTCGAAAGGGTACGACCGCTTGGGTGGGCCCCCCTCCGCTTTGTCGAATAAAAACAAGGGATAAATACAAGCGTCAGTGTGAATCAGTAATATGTGGGTCCCACGACCGAGCAAAAAACAAGGGATTAATATTTATAAGAAGGACATCGAAGCATAAAAATACTagtatagcttttttttttttgtttggggcgtatcatcatcatcatcattgatgcggtctgcacctgcacctgtttaagccgtgacctcggggcagTGCGGCTCGGTTCAGGGATCCGGATGCCGAGGATCACAGGTAGAGCTTCTTGACGTCTTTGGGGAAGCACTCGTGGTAACCCGATCGGGGCGTGGTCTTCGGAGATGGCTAGTTGCAGCGTCCCGATAACGCGGTCGccgtgtacctgcacaaaggtcggaccgtatcttcggcccgacccctccgaccgtCTAATTAGTGGACGAGAAGAGGATTTCTATGTGTAGAACTCGTGCTGTTGTCCCCCCCCCCCTATTACCTTTAGGGCTCTGGACTATTTATAGTTTGGGTCTGATACTACCTGATGTTCCTGCCTGTCAGAGCAGGGTCGTGCCTCTGGCTGGATTTGACATCGCCATTAGGGTCGCGTGGCGGACCATcctgtcgcagggtatgggcagCCTCGGTCGTCGCCTTCTGCGTTTGGGTGAACGTGCAGGGTATGGGCGACGGAGCCGCTGGCTGAGAGGGGGTGACGTTGGCGACGTCGGGTCAGCGTTAATGGCCGTTCACTCGGGCAGGGTGCGTGCCACGCGCGGATGGCATCGTGGCATGTCGCGTCGCCATTACTCCCTAAGGGGAGTCACTTCGATTGTCCAACCATGGGATGGCTGGCGTCACAGTCCGTGTCCCCGTTGACTCTATGGTGACCCCCCTAtcacttccccccccccccccaggcgGAGGCGTGTTGCATTGATTTTTTAGAGTTCCGTGGATGGATGGCATCCTTGTGTAATGTTTGACTCAAACGAGCGACTCGTAACGACTCGATCGACGAGTTGCAAGTCGGGAACTggactggagcgactcgtaacgactggatcgccgagccgcaagtcgggaaatgaactggagcgactcgtaatatGACTGGATCGATGAGTTGCAAGTCAGGAactgaactggagcgactcgtaatatgactggatcgacgagttgcaagtcgggaactgaactggagcgactcgccatgactggatcgccgagccgcaagtcgggaaatgaactggAGCGGCTCGGGATATGCTTTGAACCGacaagtcgcaagtcggaggccgaactggagcgactcgtaatatgactggatcgacgagttgcaagtcggaaactgaactggagcgactcgccatgactggatcgtcgagccacaagtcgggaaatgaactggAGCGGCTCGGGATATGCTTTgaaccgacgagtcgcaagtcggaggccgAACTGGAGTGACTCGCCATGACTGGATcgccgagccgcaagtcgggaaatgaactggagcgactcgggataTGCTTTgaaccgacgagtcgcaagtcggaggtcgaactggagcgactcgtaatatgactggatcgacgagttgTAAGTCAGGAactgaactggagcgactcgccatgactggatcgccgagccgcaagtcgggaaatgaactggAGCGGCTCGGGATATGCTTTgaaccgacgagtcgcaagtcggaggccgaactggagcgactcgtaatatgactggatcgacgagtcgcaagttGCCTCGCATTGGCGCTGTGCCTGGGACGCAGGCCTCTCTTGTACCTGGGAGTCACTGCTTTGCTGTCTTCCAAAGGCAGGAATGCAGGCGCCGTAAGTTGTGGCGGTGGGGTGTGCGGCGCTGCACGCCACATGGCGCTTGGAGGGGAGGTGGCGCGGCTCTCAGGGATCAGGTTCCCCTGGGCGGGATCTCCGAAATCGGTGAATGTGGGATTCTAAGGCGCCCTGCTGGCCTCGAGGGCCGCGATCTGCTTTTCCTTCCTCGGGAAGCTCGACCGTCGTCCACGACTTATTATACATAAGCCTTCCCCAGAGGGGTTCGCTCTGTCTCTCGACTCAGGCCTTTTCCCATCGTCTTGAGGTTAGGATGTCtttgtcttcctcctcctcctctccttcaaCTTCTACCTCCTCTTCCGAGCGCCCCGGGGTTAGGCATTTGTCTCCGGGGAGCGTATCCCTAGAAGTGGGAGGGAGTTCTGCCCTGCTTGAGAAGTTCAAGCAGTGGCATGACGTAGACTCGGTGGTGACGGAGGAGCTTCTGGGGGAGCTTCGGGCTCGCTACTGGATCCCGGAGGGTTATACCCTATCCGCCCCCCGTCCGGGTCAGCGCCCGTATGACCAGTTTCCTCAGGGGTTTGGTTTGACGGCGGGCGCCCTTGAGGCGGGGTTACGGTTTCCACTCCATCCCATGATTGAGGACTGCCTCCGTAAGTGGGGTATATCGCCATCTCAGATGGCGCCAAATTCGTGGCGCTATTTAGTCGTCTTCCTTGGAGAGTGTCGAGCGACCGGGATAGAACCGTCCAGGGATCTATTTCTGACTTGCTTTCGACTGTGTTGGGGTCGGGGCGGCTATTACCTGGCCGCGCGTAGCGGGTTCAAGATCGGCGACGCTCCTTCCAACAATAAAGGTTGGAAGAGCCGCTTCTTCTTCGTCGTTGCAGTCGGGGATGGGGCTTCAGCACTGGGTGGACCTCCCGCTCTGTCGACAATGTCCTCCCGCTGCTTTCTGGTAGTGAGTCGGCGGATGTGGATCGTCTGAGGGGCATTCTGTCTTCTTCTCGGGCAATCGAGGAGATGATCGAGGAGTGGCTGGCCACCGCAGGGCTGAGCCCGGCTGCCGGGGGTATGGTTGTTCTTTATGCCGCGTATAGCTTTTTTGTCTCGAGCCGCCTGACCAACCGGGCTTTCTCTTGCAGAAATGGTGGATCTTCAATCTGTGAAGAAAGCGTCTCAGGGCTGATCCAGGGTGGCCGCGCCTCGGGGTGGCGACGGTTCGGGAGCCGTCCCGAAAAGGGGGGCGTCGGAGGGTGGCCCGGGCTCTCCGGACGTGAGGCGTCCAAGAAACTGAAGACCGCGGTCAGGAAGGTGTCCGCGAGGTCGGCTACTCGTGAATGCAATCTTGCGGGAGGCGTTCCGCTGGGCGAGGCCTCGGGGGCTGCCAAAGGCAAGGAGGCGGCCGGGTCAGCCGGAGGGGATCCTGCGCCAGGGGCTTCTTTGCGCCCGAAGTCGATGCGGGACTTGTGCCGCATCGGTGGGTCGGCCGGCGAGGAGTACCGGACTCCGGGCATGACCTGCCTTCCTACTGGAGCGGCGGGAACTCCCTATGTTCCTCGGTGGTCCGCCCTTAAAGCGGACAGCCATGTATGGGCCGATGGATCGATGGCCCAGGAGTTCATCCGGGGTGCGCTGCACCCGCTGTTGGCCAAGGAGCTTTACGGCCTGACCTCGGAGGCCTTGGCAGATCGGGCGGCCAAGTCTTTGGTCTGGGTAAGTACCGGCATCCCGCTCCCATTCAACATCTATTTCCTGTGGATCTTGACGTTACATCTCGGTGCAAGGCCAACATTACGCCATGGCTCTGCTTGACCGGGCCCTTGACGCTGGGAAGATGATCGAGCGCCAATCGAGCGCCTTCGCCGCGCTGCGCCTTGAGAACGAAGAGCTGAGGCGGTCATCCGGCCCAGAGGTTGTAGCAGCCGCCGAGCAGCGCGCCTCGGCTTTGGAGGAGGAGGTGAGGCGCCTGAGGGCCGAGCTGGAGGAGAGTCAGGCTCGAGCCCGAACGTTGGATGACGAACTGCAGACGCTCTCGAACGACATCGAGTCCGCCCGATCTTCGGCCTGGGCGGCTGAGGAAGCCCTGAAGGAAGAGCAGCGAGCGCTGCCCGAGCGGCTGGAGAGAGCGGTCGTTGAGTACAAGGCCTCGGCGAGTTTTGAGTGTGGCCTGGTAACGTCGGGGCGGGTGACGTATGAATTCGGATACCGGGTGGCCTGTGCTCGCGCCCGATCGACCCATCCGGAGTGGGAGCTGGAGCCGGACCCTTTTGCCGATCACCCTGCGGATGATGGCGTGGATATGCCGGGGAGCGTTCCCTTTGATGATGGGCCCGAGACGCCTCCTCCGAGTTGATTTGTATTTTACTTTTTGTTTTTGGTCGGGTCGGCCTTTGATCTCTGTATCGCCTACCCATTGCATGTACAGATCTTTTATATTGGAGGTAGTTCGTTCTGACTATTGTCGTGTGAGTCCCTTATAATGCATGCCCTCGTTTGATCTTTCTTTACGGATAGAACTTCTTCAGGTTTGCTGCGTTCCAGGTTCTTGGTAAGTGGTTTCCTTTCATAGTTTTGAGTCGGTAGGTCCCTTCTCGGACCATGTCATAGACCCTGTATGGGCCCTCCCAGTTGGGTGCGAGCTTGCCTCCCGCCCGGGTCGGGTCGGTTACCTCTGCCTTGCGGAGGACGAGATCTCTGATCTTGATTGGGCGGGGACGAACTCTTCGGTTGTACATTCATGCCACGGCCTTTTTGTAGGCCAGGGAGCGCAGGTGGGCCTCGGTCCTCCTTTCCTCAAGGAGGTCTAAGTGCGCGCTCTCAGGCCTTCCTCAGAACCATCTTGTTTATAACCCGAGGTGCGAAAAGTTGGGAATACCATTTCGGGCGGGAGGACCGCTTCAGTCCCGAATGTAAGGCTGAACGGGGATTCGCCTGAAGCCGTCTTCGGGGTTGTCCGCATCGCCCATAGAACACTCGGCAGCTCGTCTACCCAGGTTCCGTGCGTGCCCGAGACTCTCCTCCTGAGGCCCTCTAGAATCGCCCGATTCATTACCTCGGCTTGCCCGTTGGTCTGGGGGTGCACCACCGAGCTAAACTTTAGTTGTATTCCATACAACGAGCAGTAAGCTTTAAACTTGGCGTTGTTGAACTAGGCCCCATTGTCGGTGATAATGGCCCTCGGGATCCCGAACCGAGTGATGATGTTCTTCCACGTGAAGCTTTGAACTTGCttctcggtgatggaggccaagggttcggcTTCAACCCATTTTGTGAAATAATCAACCCCGACAATGAGGAAACGTCGTTGCCCCGAAGCCGgaggaaaggggccgaggagatcgAGTCCCCACTGGGTGAAGGGCCAAGCGATTTCCATCGGGTTGAGAGGGACCGCCGGTTGATGCTGCAGTCTGGCGTGCCGTTGGCACGGTTGGCATTGTTGCACGTATGATGCGGCGTCTCGGCGCATCATTGGCCAGTAGTATCCTTGTCGGAGGGCCTTGAAGGCCAAGGTCCGACCCCCGATATGCTCCCTGCAAATTCCCTCGTGAAGCTCGGCGAGGACGGTGTTGGCCTCGGGTGGTGCGAGGCAGAGCAAGAGGGGCTGTGAGAAACCTCTGCGGTACAGCTTCCCACCAACTAAGCTATACCAGGCCTGTGTTCGCCTTAGTCGTCTTGCTGCCGTTGGGTCGTCGGGCTCCGTCCCATCTGTCTTGAAGCGGAGTATCTCCTCCATCCAGTTGGGCGGGGTTCGAGTCTCGACGACGCCGTAGGATGGTATGGTTGGCGCCGCTATGGGCTCGGTCATGGAGGTTTCTTCTAAACCCCATGTGGAGGCTGCTTTCGCCAGGGCGTCGGCTGATGCGTTCTGGGCCCGGGGCACTTGCGTGATTGAGAACCGGCTGAAGAGGCGGGCGAGCCGCTGCGTTTCCGCCAGGTATGATGCCATTGTGGGGTCCCGGGCCTCGTAGCTCCCATTCACGTGTCCTGTCACCAGCTGAGAGTCGTTGAATACCTCGAGGTTGTCTACCTGCATCTCCAAGGCGAGGCGTAGGCCATGTAGTAGCGCCTCATACTCGGCTTCGTTGTTAGTGGCTTGGAATTGCAGTCGGATGGACCTCTCGTAGGTTTCTCCAGTAGGGCTTCTAAGGACGAGGCCGATTCCGGCTGCGCCGGTGATGGCGGAGCCGTCGACGTGTAGGGTCCACGCGCGGTCGGTGTCCCTCCGTCCATCTGCACAATCCTCGGGCGTTAATTCAGAGATGAAGTCGGCCAGTACCTGGGCTTTGATGGCGTTCCGAGGAGAGTATTGGATGTCGAACTCgctgagctcgaccgaccaccgTAACATTCGGCCTGACACGTCGAACTTGGATAGGATTTTCTGCAGCGGCTGGTCAGTGACGACTTTGATTGTGTGGGACTGGAAGTATGGGCGCAGCTTTCGCGCTGTCTTTACCAACGCCAGAGCCAGCCTTTCGATAGGGGGGTACCGCGCCTCGGCTCCAGcgaggacgtggctgacgtaatAGATAGGCTGCTACTTCGGCGGTGCTTCTCGGACCAGTACCGAGCTGATTACTCGCGCTGACGCCGCTAGGTAAAGGTCCAGGGTTTCCCCTGGCTCAGGGGAAGCGAGTCGGGGCAGGCGGGTAAGGTACGTCTTCAGGTCTTCAAAAGCTTCCTCGCACTCGGGGGTCCAGGTGAAGTTGTTGACTTGTTGCAGGGCCTGGAAGAAGGGCATGCATCTGTCACCTGACCGGGATATGAATCTACTGAGTGCCGCTAGCTTCCCCGTGAGGCACTGTACCTCTTTGACGGAGCGGGGTGAGTGCATCCGAGTTATGGCCCgtaccttttccgggttggcgtctaTTCCCCTCTGGTGGATGACGAAGCCGAGGAATCTTCCCAAGCTAACCCCGAAGACGCACTTTGCGGGGTTCAAACGCATATTGAATCGTCTGAGGGTCTGAAAGGTTTCCGCCAAGTCGGCCAGGTGCGCCTCCGCGGTtctgctctttacgatcatgtcgtccacatataTTTCCATGTTCCTGCCAATTTGGTGTTTGAACAGCTTGTCGACCATCCTCTGGTAGGTTGCCCCAGCGTTCTTTAGGCCGAACGGCATCACCTTGTAGCAATATATTCCTCTGTCGGTGATGAAGGCGGTATTCTCTTGGTCTTTTGGTGCCATgtggatttggttgtagcccgagtATGCGTCCAAGAAGGTAAGGAGTTCGCAACCCGAGGTGGCGTCGACTAACTGATCTATCCTCGGGAGCGGGTAGTAGTCTTTGGGACACGCCTGGTTGAgattggtgtagtcaacgcacatccgccagcttccattaggctttttAACAAGGACTACATTTGACAGCCACTAGGGGTACTTCACTTCGGAAATGAATCCGGCCTCTGTCAATCGGTCGACTTCTTCGCTGATCGCCTTCTGCCGGTCGGGGGCGAACCTCCGTGGCCTTTGCTTCACAGGCTTGGCCTCGGGATTGATGTTAAGCTAGTGTTCGGCTACTGTGCGATCGATCCCTGGCATTTCCTTGGGCGACCATGCGAATACATCAGCGTTTTCCTTCAGGAACTCGACGAGCTGGAGCTGGTTTTCTTTGGGTTGGGCCGCGCCGATTTTCACAGTCTGACCGGGCTGGTCTCCCTTTATCGGCACCTCGGTAAGCTGCTCAGGGGGTTCAAGGTGCGTTGGTGTGGCAGCCTCTTCTCGAGGGTCTGGGATATGGGGGCATGCCCTCT
Proteins encoded:
- the LOC135616189 gene encoding uncharacterized protein LOC135616189 yields the protein MGRWIDGPGVHPGCAAPAVGQGALRPDLGGLGRSGGQVFGLGQHYAMALLDRALDAGKMIERQSSAFAALRLENEELRRSSGPEVVAAAEQRASALEEEVRRLRAELEESQARARTLDDELQTLSNDIESARSSAWAAEEALKEEQRALPERLERAVVEYKASASFECGLVTSGRVTYEFGYRVACARARSTHPEWELEPDPFADHPADDGVDMPGSVPFDDGPETPPPS
- the LOC135616385 gene encoding uncharacterized protein LOC135616385 gives rise to the protein MLRWSVELSEFDIQYSPRNAIKAQVLADFISELTPEDCADGRRDTDRAWTLHVDGSAITGAAGIGLVLRSPTGETYERSIRLQFQATNNEAEYEALLHGLRLALEMQVDNLEVFNDSQLVTGHVNGSYEARDPTMASYLAETQRLARLFSRFSITQVPRAQNASADALAKAASTWGLEETSMTEPIAAPTIPSYGVVETRTPPNWMEEILRFKTDGTEPDDPTAARRLRRTQAWYSLVGGKLYRRGFSQPLLLCLAPPEANTVLAELHEGICREHIGGRTLAFKALRQGYYWPMMRRDAASYVQQCQPCQRHARLQHQPAVPLNPMEIAWPFTQWGLDLLGPFPPASGQRRFLIVGVDYFTKWVEAEPLASITEKQVQSFTWKNIITRFGIPRAIITDNGA
- the LOC103973361 gene encoding geraniol 8-hydroxylase-like; amino-acid sequence: MDSFLVYAAACLLAALWYAAWFRRHSRPRSAPLPPGPIGLPLVGSLPFLEPDLHSYFARLARAHGPIFSLRLGAKLAVVVTSPSLAREVLKDQDAAFANRDVPAAARVITYGGGTEIVWNPNGPVWRMLRRACVREMLCPAGLDAVYDLRRREVRAVVRSLRARAGSPVDVGAEMFLAMMNVITSTLWGGTLEDGEERSVVGKEFQELVAEITELLGKPNVSDFFPGLARFDLQGIQKQMHVLLERFDRIFESIIERRRRKLEEGGGKKQGGDDFLEFMLRLETEGGDGKTPFTMTNVKALLMDMVVGGTETTSNTMEWTLAEMMQKPDVMKRAKGELDHVVGKDGIVEESHLPKLPYLGLVIKEVLRLHPALPLLVPHCPSSTRVVGAYTVPEGSRVFVNVWAIQRDPAIWKDPLEFRPERFADADRWDFSGNDFSYFPFGSGRRICAGIAMAERAVMYMVASLLHSFDWELPKGTTLELEEKFGIVMKKARPLVAIPTPRLASADHYC